The Deltaproteobacteria bacterium genome contains a region encoding:
- a CDS encoding cytochrome c oxidase subunit 3, translating to MSSARPIATTRSAAGMPTGRLAVWWVIASEIVIFGGIIASYVMYRLAHDAFAESAAHTATWIGATNTFILLTSSLFAVLGHKAAEHGDGPKAARMLHLTALGGLCFLLLKSYEWTMEITHGFTITASTFWSFYYTAAGLHALHVAVGILIMLIVAQTAKRNLELHRVELIGLYWHFVDIVWIFLFPLLYIAK from the coding sequence ATGTCGTCCGCCCGCCCGATCGCCACCACCCGCAGCGCCGCCGGGATGCCCACCGGGCGGCTCGCCGTCTGGTGGGTCATCGCCTCGGAGATCGTGATCTTCGGGGGCATCATCGCCTCCTACGTGATGTACCGCCTCGCGCACGACGCGTTCGCGGAGTCGGCCGCCCACACCGCGACGTGGATCGGTGCCACCAACACCTTCATCCTGCTGACCTCGAGCCTGTTTGCGGTGCTGGGGCACAAGGCGGCGGAACACGGCGACGGGCCGAAGGCGGCGCGCATGCTCCACCTGACCGCGCTCGGCGGCCTGTGCTTCCTGCTGCTCAAGAGCTACGAGTGGACGATGGAGATCACGCACGGGTTCACCATCACCGCGAGCACCTTCTGGTCGTTCTACTACACCGCCGCCGGCCTGCACGCGCTGCACGTGGCCGTGGGCATCCTGATCATGCTGATCGTGGCCCAGACGGCGAAGCGGAACCTCGAGCTCCACCGCGTGGAGCTGATCGGGCTCTACTGGCACTTCGTCGACATCGTCTGGATCTTCCTCTTCCCTCTCCTCTACATCGCGAAATGA
- the leuS gene encoding leucine--tRNA ligase: protein MPYEPRRIEARWQAIWREQKTFRAEIDPSRPKYYVLDMFPYPSGAGLHVGHPKGYIATDVVARYQRMRGRNVLHPMGWDAFGLPAEQYAVETGVHPRETTRRNIETFKRQIQALGLSYDWSREIDTTDPGYVRWTQWIFQKLHERGLAYQAEVPVNWCPALGTVLANEEVIDGRSERGGHPVVRVAMKQWMLRITAYADRLLEDLDELDWPEPIKKMQRDWIGRSEGAQVRFPVAGHPALAIEVFTTRPDTLFGATYMVLAPEHPLVEAITAPEERAAVAAYVEAARRRSERARMTEARTKTGVATGASALNPVNGERIPIWIADYVLAGYGTGAIMAVPGHDERDFEFASRFGLPIRKVVDVPGHELPAVDEGVATASGFLDGLPTPQAKRRMIEWLEREGHGAGRVTYKLRDWLFSRQRYWGEPFPVLHLDDGTVKLVPEAELPLLLPELEDFRPSGDQRTPLERAPDWIETVDPETGRPARRDRNTMPQWAGSCWYFLRFVDPRNETAPWSPEAERYWMPVDLYVGGAEHAVLHLLYSRFWHKVLFDLGLVSTREPFRKLVNQGMILGASYRWYDDNLGDDPTATPRVYAARDVRVLGEKTVASDDGRELKARWLGPETVRIADGRAFHPTLGLELEEVLEKMSKSRGNVVNPDAVVEQYGADSMRLYEMFLGPLDKEAPWSTEGILGVHRFLQRVWRLVVEEGDAEGGGPEALRPLPEGAPESQRRLLAETVQGVGEDFEALRFNTAIAKLMTFVRDGAKEAPLGRESVETLLKLLAPLAPHLAEELWERLGHAGSIAYAPWPAADPALLRAATITLAVQVNGKRRDEITVPAGADEAAVRAAALASENVRRHLEGKEPRKVIVVPGRLVNLVV, encoded by the coding sequence AGGCGATCTGGCGCGAGCAGAAGACCTTCCGGGCCGAGATCGACCCCTCGCGGCCCAAGTACTACGTGCTCGACATGTTCCCCTATCCGTCGGGCGCGGGTCTCCACGTAGGCCACCCCAAGGGCTACATCGCGACCGACGTCGTGGCCCGCTACCAGCGGATGCGCGGCCGGAACGTTCTGCACCCGATGGGCTGGGACGCCTTCGGCCTGCCGGCCGAGCAGTACGCGGTCGAGACGGGGGTTCACCCCCGCGAGACGACGCGCCGCAACATCGAGACCTTCAAGCGCCAGATCCAGGCGCTCGGCCTCTCCTACGACTGGTCGCGCGAGATCGACACCACGGACCCGGGCTACGTGCGCTGGACCCAGTGGATCTTCCAGAAGCTCCACGAGCGCGGGCTCGCCTACCAGGCCGAGGTGCCGGTCAACTGGTGCCCCGCCCTCGGTACGGTGCTGGCCAACGAGGAGGTGATCGACGGCCGGAGCGAGCGCGGCGGCCACCCGGTCGTGCGCGTGGCGATGAAGCAGTGGATGCTGCGCATCACCGCCTACGCCGACCGCCTGCTCGAGGACCTCGACGAGCTCGACTGGCCCGAGCCGATCAAGAAGATGCAGCGCGACTGGATCGGCCGCAGCGAGGGCGCCCAGGTGCGCTTCCCGGTGGCCGGCCACCCGGCGCTCGCGATCGAGGTCTTCACGACGCGCCCCGACACGCTCTTCGGCGCGACCTACATGGTGCTCGCGCCCGAGCACCCCCTGGTCGAGGCGATCACGGCGCCGGAGGAGCGCGCCGCCGTCGCCGCCTACGTCGAGGCGGCGCGCCGGCGCAGCGAGCGCGCGCGGATGACGGAGGCCCGGACCAAGACCGGCGTCGCGACCGGCGCCTCGGCGCTCAACCCGGTGAACGGCGAGCGCATCCCGATCTGGATCGCCGACTACGTGCTCGCCGGCTACGGCACCGGCGCCATCATGGCCGTCCCCGGCCACGACGAGCGCGACTTCGAGTTCGCGAGCCGCTTCGGGCTGCCGATCCGGAAGGTGGTGGACGTCCCGGGGCACGAGCTGCCGGCGGTGGACGAGGGCGTCGCCACCGCCTCCGGCTTCCTCGACGGCCTGCCGACGCCGCAGGCGAAGCGGCGCATGATCGAGTGGCTCGAGCGCGAGGGGCACGGCGCGGGTCGCGTGACCTACAAGCTGCGCGACTGGCTCTTCAGCCGGCAGCGCTACTGGGGCGAGCCGTTCCCGGTGCTGCACCTGGACGACGGAACGGTGAAGCTCGTGCCCGAGGCCGAGCTGCCGCTCCTGCTGCCCGAGCTCGAGGACTTCCGGCCCTCCGGCGACCAGCGCACCCCCCTCGAGCGCGCGCCCGACTGGATCGAGACCGTCGACCCCGAGACCGGCCGGCCGGCGCGCCGCGACCGCAACACCATGCCGCAGTGGGCGGGGAGCTGCTGGTACTTCCTGCGCTTCGTCGACCCGCGCAACGAGACCGCACCCTGGTCGCCCGAGGCCGAGCGCTACTGGATGCCGGTCGACCTCTACGTGGGGGGCGCCGAGCACGCGGTCCTGCACCTGCTCTACTCGCGCTTCTGGCACAAGGTGCTCTTCGACCTCGGCCTGGTGAGCACCAGGGAGCCGTTCCGCAAGCTCGTGAACCAGGGCATGATCCTGGGCGCCAGCTATCGCTGGTACGACGACAACCTCGGCGACGACCCGACCGCGACCCCGCGCGTCTACGCCGCCCGCGACGTGCGCGTCCTCGGCGAGAAGACCGTCGCCTCGGACGACGGCCGCGAGCTGAAGGCGCGCTGGCTCGGCCCCGAAACCGTGCGGATCGCCGACGGCCGCGCCTTCCACCCGACGCTCGGCCTCGAGCTCGAGGAAGTCCTCGAGAAGATGTCGAAGAGCCGCGGCAACGTCGTGAACCCGGACGCGGTCGTCGAGCAGTACGGTGCCGACTCGATGCGCCTCTACGAGATGTTCCTGGGCCCGCTCGACAAGGAGGCGCCCTGGAGCACGGAGGGCATCCTGGGCGTCCACCGCTTCCTCCAGCGCGTCTGGCGCCTCGTCGTCGAGGAGGGCGACGCCGAGGGCGGCGGCCCCGAGGCCCTGCGCCCGCTTCCCGAAGGCGCCCCCGAGTCCCAGCGCCGGCTGCTCGCCGAGACCGTGCAGGGCGTCGGTGAGGACTTCGAGGCGCTGCGCTTCAACACCGCGATCGCGAAGCTCATGACCTTCGTGCGCGACGGCGCCAAGGAGGCCCCGCTCGGCCGCGAGTCGGTGGAGACGCTGCTGAAGCTGCTGGCCCCCCTCGCGCCGCACCTCGCCGAGGAGCTCTGGGAGCGGCTCGGCCACGCCGGGTCGATCGCCTACGCGCCCTGGCCGGCGGCGGACCCGGCCCTGCTGCGTGCGGCCACGATCACGCTCGCCGTGCAGGTCAACGGCAAGCGCCGCGACGAGATCACGGTGCCGGCGGGCGCCGACGAGGCGGCCGTACGCGCCGCCGCGCTGGCGTCGGAGAACGTCCGCCGCCACCTGGAAGGCAAGGAGCCGCGCAAGGTGATCGTGGTGCCGGGACGCCTCGTGAACCTCGTGGTGTAG
- a CDS encoding cytochrome c oxidase subunit 3, with translation MSSSSYGRIRVVAEQRREPLVPSGVMGMLIFVFTEVMLFAGLISAFTIVRSSAVVWPPPGQPRLPFEATAFNTAVLLASGASLQWARRRFDRSRASARTPLALAIALGAFFVVVQGAEWVAMIGQGLTLRSSTLGSFFYLIVGVHALHALAALVLLGVTFRRLQRGWLASTQLGTAEVLWYFVVLVWPVLWLVVYR, from the coding sequence ATGAGCTCGTCGAGCTACGGCCGCATCCGCGTCGTCGCCGAGCAGCGGCGCGAGCCCCTCGTCCCGAGCGGGGTCATGGGCATGCTCATCTTCGTGTTCACGGAGGTGATGCTCTTCGCCGGCCTGATCAGCGCCTTCACGATCGTCCGCAGCTCCGCCGTGGTCTGGCCGCCGCCCGGCCAGCCGCGATTGCCCTTCGAGGCCACCGCCTTCAACACCGCCGTCCTGCTCGCCTCGGGGGCGTCGCTCCAGTGGGCGCGCCGGCGCTTCGACCGCAGCCGCGCCTCGGCGCGCACCCCGCTCGCCCTCGCGATCGCGCTCGGGGCGTTCTTCGTCGTGGTGCAGGGCGCCGAGTGGGTCGCGATGATCGGGCAGGGCCTGACGCTCCGCTCGAGCACGCTCGGCAGCTTCTTCTACCTGATCGTCGGCGTGCACGCGCTGCACGCGCTCGCGGCGCTCGTGCTGCTCGGGGTGACCTTCCGGCGCCTCCAGCGCGGCTGGCTCGCGTCGACCCAGCTCGGCACCGCCGAGGTGCTCTGGTACTTCGTGGTCCTGGTCTGGCCCGTGCTGTGGCTGGTGGTCTACCGGTGA
- a CDS encoding cytochrome C oxidase subunit IV family protein, whose amino-acid sequence MASQHAHHPTPHDENPAYEAPHHHPNYVRIWAILLVLLAISVLGPMLGHPLVTLFTAFGIAVVKAFLVAKNFMHVNLAPRFVGYLMATCLLFMLLFFAGTAPDVMELEGLGWEKPGWKASNASFDAGEHGDAQH is encoded by the coding sequence ATGGCCTCGCAACACGCGCACCACCCGACGCCCCACGACGAGAACCCGGCCTACGAGGCTCCCCATCACCATCCGAACTACGTCCGGATCTGGGCGATCCTCCTGGTCCTGCTCGCGATCAGCGTGCTCGGCCCGATGCTCGGCCATCCGCTCGTCACGCTGTTCACCGCGTTCGGGATCGCGGTCGTGAAGGCGTTCCTGGTCGCGAAGAACTTCATGCACGTGAACCTGGCCCCGCGCTTCGTGGGGTACCTGATGGCGACCTGCCTGCTGTTCATGCTGCTCTTCTTCGCCGGAACCGCCCCCGACGTGATGGAGCTCGAGGGCCTCGGCTGGGAGAAGCCCGGCTGGAAGGCGTCGAACGCCTCGTTCGACGCCGGCGAGCACGGGGACGCCCAGCACTAG
- a CDS encoding MarC family NAAT transporter: MSGDWLTTVLATFAGLLPIVNPFSTAAVFLAITARLSEPDRRRQAALACLYATAVLLVFLFAGALIMRFFGISIPALRLAGGLIVARVGFAMLAPGGGDAAPDAAPPRLDVAFTPLAVPMLSGPGSIAVTIGMAAGAGSVADHLAIATGIVVVIAVSWAVLRSADAVQRFLGAQGIDALTRIMGFLLVCIGVQFVGIAVIEVATNERFLTALLSALAKVRVAGP, from the coding sequence GTGTCCGGCGACTGGCTCACGACGGTGCTCGCGACCTTCGCGGGCCTGCTCCCGATCGTGAACCCCTTCAGCACGGCGGCGGTGTTCCTCGCGATCACCGCGCGCCTCTCCGAGCCCGACCGCCGGCGCCAGGCGGCGCTCGCCTGCCTCTACGCGACCGCCGTCCTGCTCGTGTTCCTGTTCGCGGGCGCCCTGATCATGCGCTTCTTCGGCATCTCGATCCCGGCGCTCCGGCTCGCCGGCGGCCTGATCGTCGCGCGGGTCGGCTTCGCCATGCTCGCTCCGGGTGGGGGCGACGCGGCGCCGGACGCCGCGCCCCCGCGCCTCGACGTGGCCTTCACCCCGCTCGCGGTGCCGATGCTGAGCGGGCCGGGCTCGATCGCGGTCACGATCGGCATGGCGGCAGGCGCCGGCTCGGTGGCGGACCACCTGGCGATCGCGACGGGCATCGTCGTCGTGATCGCCGTGTCCTGGGCGGTGCTGCGTAGCGCGGACGCCGTGCAGCGCTTCCTCGGCGCGCAGGGGATCGACGCGCTGACCCGCATCATGGGCTTCCTGCTGGTCTGCATCGGCGTACAGTTCGTCGGGATCGCCGTGATCGAGGTGGCGACCAACGAACGCTTCCTGACCGCCCTGCTCTCCGCCCTCGCGAAGGTGCGAGTCGCCGGCCCGTAG